A region of the Gemmatimonadaceae bacterium genome:
CGTGCCGGTGGCGGTGAGCTTGAACCAGTACGGCACCTTCTGGGTGACCTCGATGCCGAACTGCTCGCGGCCGTCGTCCACGCTGCCCATGCCGCCCTCGTTGAGCACGAACCCCGCGCCGGCGAACGCTTCGGGATGGTGCTGCATGATCCACCCGGCGCCGAACGCCGCGCCGGCTTCCTCGTCGGCGGTGGCCATGAAGATCACGTCGCGGTCGAGCGGCGCCTTGCTGCGGTGCAGCGCCAGGAACGCCTCGAGCTCCACGATGCCGAGCGTCTTGGTGTCGAGCGTGCCGCGGCCCCAGAGGTAGCCGTCCTTCACGGTGGCGGCGAAGGGATCCACGCTCCAGTACTTGGGGTCGGCGGGCACCACGTCCATGTGGCTGAGCAGCACCAGCGCCGGCTGCGACCCGCCCTTGAGCCGCGCCCAGACGTTGCCGCGGCCCGGCGCCGACGACGCGGTGTCGAACGGAATGCCCTCGGCCGTGAAGATCCGGGCGAAGAACTTCATGGTCTGGTCTTCGTTGCCCGGCGGATTGGTGGTGTTGATGCGGATGTACTGCTCGATGCGCGACACCGCTTCGTCCTGCAGCTTGGCCATATCCACGCCCTGCTGCGCGCGGAGCGTGAGCGGCGTGGCCGTGAACAGCGTGAGCGCGCACAGCGCGACGGAGCACCGCGGCAACCGCACGCGGCGCGTCCAACCTGCGGAATGGAGTGGGGTCATGGTCCGGATATGCTGCCCGTTCCGCGGACCCGGCGCAAGTGGAACGCCCCTACCGGCGGCGGCGGGCTTCCTTGGCCTTGGCGCGGGCCCGCTCGTCGGCCTTGCGGCTGCGGATGGCGGCGATGCGGTCGGCGAGCGGGACTTCGAGCTTGCCCTCGGCGCGCGCCTTGTAGTCGAAGTCGGGCAGGATCACGCGCGGCAACCGCTTGCCGATGGCGCGCTCGATGCCGCGCAACTCGCCCTCTTCCTCGGGCGACACCAGCGTGTACGCCTCGCCCGTGGCCTCGGCGCGGGCCGTGCGACCCACGCGATGGATGTAGTCGTCGGGCACGTTGGGCACGTCGAAGTTCACCACGTGGCCCAGCGCCTCGACGTCGATGCCGCGGGCGGCGATGTCGGTGGCCACGAGCACGCGGTGCGTGCCGCGCTTGAAGCCGTCGAGCGCCGCGGTGCGCTGCGCCTGCGAGCGGTTGCCGTGGATGCGCTCGGCCTTGATGCCGCGCTTGACCAGGAATTCGGCCAGCCGGTTGGCGCGGTGCTTGGTGCGCGTGAACACCAGCGCCTCGTTCATGTCGCCGCGCTCGAGCAGGGCGAGCAGGAGCGACGACTTGAGTTCCTGCGCCACCGGATAGATGGCCTGCGTGATGCCCACGGCGGGCGCCGACTGGCGTTCCACGTTGAGCGTGACCGGATCCTTCAGCATCTCGCGGGTGAGCGCGGCGATGGCGGGCGGCATGGTGGCGCTGAAGAACAGCGTCTGCCGCTTGGCGGGCAGGTGGCGCAGGATCTTCCGGATCTCGGGCAGGAATCCCATGTCGAGCATCCGGTCGGCCTCGTCGAGCACCAGGTGCTCGAGGCCCGCCAGCTTGGCGTACGGCGCCTTGAAATGATCGAGCAGGCGGCCGGGCGTGGCGATGATCACGTCCACGCCGCTGCGGAAGGCGTGCTCCTGCGGACCCATGCCCACGCCGCCGTAGACGGCGGCGCCGGTGAGGGGCGTGTGCACCGCGAGGTCGTTGAGGTCCTCGAGGATCTGCGCCGCCAGTTCACGCGTGGGCGTGATCACGAGCGCGCGCGTGGTCCCGCGCGGGCGGCCCGAGAGATGATGCAGGATGGGGAGCAGGAACGCCGCCGTCTTGCCGCTGCCCGTCATGGCGCAGGCCAGCACGTCGCGGCCGGCCATGGCCGGCGGGATCGCGTCGTTCTGGATGGGCGTCGGGCGGGGGTAGCCCAACTCCTTGATGCCGCGCAGGAGATCGGGGTGGAGCTTCAGGTCACTGAACGGCACGCAAGGTCCTGGGAAAGGTTAGACCGTGCGGCCATGCGCACGGCAATACGTCAGGTGACCACCAGCAGTTGGTCCATGCAATCGAACACCGCGGCCCGCGCTGCCTGGTTCTTGAGCGCGCCGAACCCGATGCGCAGCGGATCTTCCACCGTCAACTCTTCACGCGAATGCGTGTTGAGCGTGAGCGTGGCGTTGGCGCGATCGTCCTCGCTGAGCAGGCGCGCCGCGCGGGGCAGCAGTTCCAGCCGCGGGCGATCGTGCTTGCGCGGCGTGGCCGTCCAGAACACCACCTTGGACCCCACGCGCTCGAACGCGACCTTGCCGTTCTCCGATTCATCGGGCCGGAACTTCACCATCGTCGGCCGGGCCAGACTCCACTCGATCATGGCGTCGAGCACGGCGAGAAAGCGCGGGTACTCCGTGGTGGAGGTCTCGCGCTTCATGACGGCGATGAATTCCAAGCGGGCGGCGGGCAATGTCTGGGGCATGATCGCTCCTCGGTGGGCGAGTCGCGGCCAATGGCATCCGCGGCAAGAGTCTATGCCATGAAGTATAGCGGGTTTCGCGCTCCGAAGCACGATCCGCGCACTCACGCCGCTCGAATGGCCGCCGGCGTCGCTCCACCGGCACGGCGAACTGCCGCGCCCGTCAGAGGTTGTAGAACGCGAGCGTGTCGGCCACGTGCTCGAGCGTCCGGGCGAGCGCCGGATGCGAAGCCTCCACGGCAGCCATCGCGGCGTCGAGCCGCTCGCGCAAGCCGCCGGGCTTGCCCCCGGCAATCGGGCCGCCGGGCCCCGCCTCGACGATCGGGCGGATGTCGGCGGACAGCTGCTCCAGCAACGCGCGCGTGGGCGCATCGACCGAAGTCGCCTGGCTGAGATCGTGGTGCAGGGCGGTGAGCAGCGCGTGGAGGTCGCGTTCGGTCATTGGGCGGTAGGACGGTAGGACAGTAGGAGGGTAGGACGGAACAACCGGAACTACCGTCCGGAGTCATTGAAACCTAACGTCATTTCTCGTCGCCGTGCTTTTCCACCACGATCGTGTAGTGGCCGGCCAGCGCCGCGATCGAACCCAGCGCCACCCACACCGGCAGCAGCGCGGCACCCACCACGCCGAACGTGAGCGGGATTTCCAGGATCGTCGCCCCCTTCTCATTCTTGATGATGACGCGGCGGATGTTGCCCTGGTGCACCAGCTCCTTCACGCGCCCCACCAGGCCCTCGCCGGTGACGACGTGTTCTTCGGTGTTGGGATTGGGCGATGTCATGACGGTTCTCCGTGTTGAATGAGGCGCCCACCCGGGCGCACTGTCCGTACGCAGCGCCAGGCCCCGGGTTTCGCGGCGGCGAGCGGGCATGAAACGGAGAATCCACTCCGCCTCGCTGCCCGCCGCCGCGCGCCGCTCGCTACATGCCGCCCCGGCCCCGCGCCGTCGGCGGCAGATGCCCGTTCAGCCGCAGGTAGCCGGCCGCCGCGCCGTAGTGGTCCGCCCAGTCGGCCGCGATGCCGAGGATGGCCACCGCGCGCGTGACGTTCCGCCCGCCGAAGTACGGCACGCTCTCGTTGAGCCCCGCGTCGGTGAGGTTGGCCAGCGCGGTGGTGCAGTAGTCGAACGACCGCTTCACGCGCGCCACGAGCTGATCCTTGGGCGACGTCGCTTCGAGCTTGGCCTCTTCGGGCGCCTTGGTGCCGGAGATCCGCGAGCACATGAACTCGTTGGACGAGGCCACGTGCAGCACCAGCGCGCCGAACGTCATCTGCGCCTTGGTGGGCGCGAAGCCGTACTTGTCGGCGGGCATCTCTTCGGCCGCGCCGGTGAAGTTGCGCGCGGCGCCCTTGAGATCGGCGCGCAACGCGTCGGCCACGGGACTCGGCGCCTGCGCGCCGGCACCGGCGGCCGACACGATAAGGCCGACGAGAATGGGAACGATGGACTTGCGCATGAAACCTTCCGGGTCATGGGTGGTGAAATGGGCGGCAACCGGATCAACGTGCCGCGTCCAGGGGCGTCAGGCAAGGACCCACCCCCATACCAGCACTCCCGCAGCGTCTCCGCGGTCACCGGATTTGCGCGGCCCCGGGGGCCGGGCATATGGTATCCCCGCACCCGCTCCTCTCCTCCTCCATGCCATCCCGCGGTCCATGAAGATCCTCGCCCTCGTTGCCGGCGCGCTGCTGTTCACGGCGTGCGACGGCAGTTCCGCCAATCAGCCGGCCATCGATGCGCGCCTGGCCGGCTACATCGCCGGCATCAAGGCCGTGGACAATCACGCGCATCCCATGCGCCCCATCCAGCCCGGCGCGCCGGCCGACACGGAATACGACGCACTGCCGCTGGACGGCATTCCGCCCTTCCAGTTGCCCTGGCGGCTGCGCCCCGAGAACCCGGAGTGGGCGGCCGCGGCACACGCGCTGTACGGCGTGCCGGCGTCGGACACGGGCAAGGCCTATGCGCGCGCGGTGGCGGATGCGCGCGACCGCGTGCTCAAGCAGCAGGGCAACAACTTTCCGGCGTGGGTGCTGGACAAGGCGGGCATCGACGTGATGTTCGCCAACCGCGTGGCCATGGGACCCGGCCTCGCGCCGCCGCGCTTCCGGTGGGTGGCGTTCGACGACGCGCTCATGCTCCCGCTCGACACGCGGGCCGAGGCGGCACGGTCCCCGGACACCCAACCGCTCTACCCCCGCGAGGCGGCGTTGCTGCACCGCTACATGGCCGCGCTCAAGCTGACGGCGCTGCCGCCCACGCTCGACGGATACGTGCAGGCGGTGATCGCGCCCACGCTGCAGCAGCAGCGCGACTCGGGCGCCGTGGCCGTGAAGTTCGAGGCGGCGTACCTGCGACCGCTGGACTTCGACACGCCCGACCCGGCGGCGGCGCGGGCCGTGTACGCGCGCTACGTGCGTGGCGGCACGCCCACCCACGCCGAGTACAAGATCCTCGAGGACTATCTGTTCCGCGAGATCGCCCGCCGCGCCGGCGGGCTGGGCATGGCAGTGCACATCCACGTGCTCTACGAGTTCGGCGGCTACTACTCGCCCAGCGGATCGGCGCCGCACCTG
Encoded here:
- a CDS encoding DinB family protein, whose amino-acid sequence is MRKSIVPILVGLIVSAAGAGAQAPSPVADALRADLKGAARNFTGAAEEMPADKYGFAPTKAQMTFGALVLHVASSNEFMCSRISGTKAPEEAKLEATSPKDQLVARVKRSFDYCTTALANLTDAGLNESVPYFGGRNVTRAVAILGIAADWADHYGAAAGYLRLNGHLPPTARGRGGM
- a CDS encoding DUF4404 family protein, whose translation is MTERDLHALLTALHHDLSQATSVDAPTRALLEQLSADIRPIVEAGPGGPIAGGKPGGLRERLDAAMAAVEASHPALARTLEHVADTLAFYNL
- a CDS encoding DUF4342 domain-containing protein encodes the protein MTSPNPNTEEHVVTGEGLVGRVKELVHQGNIRRVIIKNEKGATILEIPLTFGVVGAALLPVWVALGSIAALAGHYTIVVEKHGDEK
- a CDS encoding M20/M25/M40 family metallo-hydrolase, which translates into the protein MTPLHSAGWTRRVRLPRCSVALCALTLFTATPLTLRAQQGVDMAKLQDEAVSRIEQYIRINTTNPPGNEDQTMKFFARIFTAEGIPFDTASSAPGRGNVWARLKGGSQPALVLLSHMDVVPADPKYWSVDPFAATVKDGYLWGRGTLDTKTLGIVELEAFLALHRSKAPLDRDVIFMATADEEAGAAFGAGWIMQHHPEAFAGAGFVLNEGGMGSVDDGREQFGIEVTQKVPYWFKLTATGTPRHGSEPQVASAVNRLVRALYRLQTYQFAPRIIPAVDAYFKGLAPTAAPQWKAAFADMSKTIQDPDALLRLQTEMPELAALTRNTCAITMLKGSDKINVIPPEASAQLDCRLLPDQNVPEFKQELRDALNDPGIAIDQLLGFTPAVSSTDTPLYRAIVAVTKEHYPNAAIVPAVSTGFTDSHFFRDRGIASYGYAPFLIPEADNSGIHGNNERLSIANVRTGTQMMYELVRRMTTP
- a CDS encoding DEAD/DEAH box helicase → MPFSDLKLHPDLLRGIKELGYPRPTPIQNDAIPPAMAGRDVLACAMTGSGKTAAFLLPILHHLSGRPRGTTRALVITPTRELAAQILEDLNDLAVHTPLTGAAVYGGVGMGPQEHAFRSGVDVIIATPGRLLDHFKAPYAKLAGLEHLVLDEADRMLDMGFLPEIRKILRHLPAKRQTLFFSATMPPAIAALTREMLKDPVTLNVERQSAPAVGITQAIYPVAQELKSSLLLALLERGDMNEALVFTRTKHRANRLAEFLVKRGIKAERIHGNRSQAQRTAALDGFKRGTHRVLVATDIAARGIDVEALGHVVNFDVPNVPDDYIHRVGRTARAEATGEAYTLVSPEEEGELRGIERAIGKRLPRVILPDFDYKARAEGKLEVPLADRIAAIRSRKADERARAKAKEARRRR